From Synoicihabitans lomoniglobus, the proteins below share one genomic window:
- a CDS encoding energy-coupling factor transporter transmembrane component T family protein: protein MSAPAFQAVTRRTAFSNLDFRAKLAVFIAATITAAMWSNPWLNFGLATAVAATCGLVGIPGTYLRLIAKVMTPFFIILLITHGFFNVQHVQRLLGSRDLTPWLTLPADWWIGGGAVLSREGVLFGINAVGKSITFLLLVPLCVFTTDPNHLVVSLVRLRVPYKLAFVVTSTLRFFPLIFDEIQAVMQTQRLRGFAPEELSAPRRVRIYAKVAVPVILSALHKAQQTEVVLQAKGFSGSADRTYLHTAELGAKDWAAITAAALGLIGAIWLTATGLAQFHG from the coding sequence ATGAGTGCGCCGGCATTTCAAGCGGTCACGCGTCGCACCGCATTTTCGAATCTCGATTTCCGCGCCAAACTGGCGGTATTTATCGCCGCGACGATCACCGCCGCCATGTGGAGCAACCCGTGGCTCAACTTCGGCCTCGCCACTGCCGTGGCCGCGACCTGCGGACTCGTGGGAATTCCCGGCACCTATCTGCGATTGATCGCCAAGGTGATGACGCCATTTTTCATCATCCTGCTGATCACCCACGGTTTCTTCAATGTGCAGCACGTGCAGCGGCTCCTGGGAAGCCGCGACCTTACGCCCTGGCTTACGTTGCCTGCCGATTGGTGGATCGGCGGCGGGGCGGTGCTATCGCGCGAAGGCGTGCTCTTCGGTATTAACGCGGTGGGCAAAAGTATCACCTTCCTGCTCCTCGTGCCGCTCTGTGTTTTCACGACGGACCCCAACCACCTGGTCGTGAGTCTGGTGCGATTGCGTGTGCCCTACAAACTCGCGTTTGTAGTGACATCAACGTTGCGGTTTTTCCCGCTCATTTTCGATGAGATCCAAGCGGTCATGCAAACGCAGCGCCTTCGCGGGTTTGCCCCCGAAGAACTGTCCGCCCCGCGCCGGGTGCGCATCTACGCCAAGGTCGCGGTTCCCGTTATCCTCAGTGCCCTGCACAAAGCGCAACAAACCGAAGTCGTGCTCCAAGCCAAAGGCTTTTCCGGCAGCGCCGACCGCACCTATCTGCACACCGCCGAGTTGGGTGCAAAGGACTGGGCCGCAATCACTGCAGCCGCCCTCGGCCTCATCGGAGCAATCTGGCTCACCGCCACCGGCCTCGCCCAATTCCACGGCTAA
- a CDS encoding ABC transporter ATP-binding protein translates to MTTVCTAPLVSFRQVSYAYPRSTEPVLRDITLDIAPGEIIGLLGPSGAGKTTLCLALTGIVPQFYRGRFFGHLTVAAHDTLDHPIHSLSQAVGLVLQDPESQLVTASVEHEVAFALENAGLPVAEIHERVARALAAVYLTDCAHKHPHDLSGGQQQRLALAAALALRPPLIVLDEPTSQLDPASTTEVFRLVRELNATHGTTFVIASHASEEMATYVDRAIVLDAGRIVADGPASKIFAHTALFSRLHLRLPEVTATFLHLQRGGEYPANATLPVTHAAGLAAIQTLPPAHAFTLPPAAPPDRGVPILELRNVTHTYADGTTALRGIDVQIPRGEYCLIIGQNGAGKSTLLKHFLNLLQPTSGEALIDGVPLRDFKVSALAQRIGYVPQNPDRQLFNATVEAEVGFSLQATNLDPAARQARLDEALEAMQLVHLRHAHPFSLSKGDRARVVIAAVLALKPEVLVFDEPTTGQDAAGARAILDLTQELHALGHTIVIVTHHLYLMPDYAHRVLVMGHGQLLLDAPIRDAFHAIDVLASTSVAPTQAVALARASHPDNRALTPAELALSFAPPRSRP, encoded by the coding sequence ATGACTACGGTCTGCACCGCGCCCCTCGTGTCGTTCCGGCAGGTGTCCTACGCCTATCCGCGTTCGACCGAACCTGTGCTGCGCGATATCACGCTCGATATCGCGCCCGGCGAAATCATCGGATTGCTCGGTCCCTCCGGCGCGGGCAAAACGACGCTCTGTCTGGCGCTCACCGGCATCGTGCCGCAGTTTTATCGCGGTCGGTTTTTCGGCCATCTGACGGTCGCCGCCCACGACACGCTCGATCACCCGATTCACTCCCTGTCCCAGGCGGTGGGTCTCGTGTTGCAGGATCCCGAATCGCAGCTCGTCACCGCATCGGTGGAACACGAAGTGGCCTTTGCGCTCGAAAACGCCGGCCTTCCCGTCGCGGAAATCCATGAGCGCGTCGCCCGCGCCCTTGCCGCCGTGTACCTCACCGACTGCGCGCATAAACATCCGCACGACCTCTCCGGCGGCCAGCAACAACGCCTGGCGTTGGCCGCGGCCCTCGCCTTGCGCCCGCCGTTGATCGTGCTCGACGAGCCGACCTCGCAACTCGATCCCGCCAGCACGACCGAGGTCTTCCGGTTGGTGCGCGAACTCAACGCCACGCACGGCACGACCTTTGTCATCGCCAGTCACGCCAGCGAGGAGATGGCCACCTATGTCGACCGCGCCATCGTGCTCGACGCCGGCCGGATTGTCGCCGATGGACCGGCGTCGAAAATTTTTGCCCACACGGCTTTGTTTTCTCGTCTCCATCTGCGGTTGCCCGAAGTCACCGCCACCTTTTTGCACCTGCAACGTGGTGGCGAGTATCCCGCCAATGCCACCTTACCGGTGACCCATGCGGCCGGATTGGCAGCGATCCAAACGCTGCCGCCGGCCCATGCATTCACGTTACCGCCTGCAGCCCCGCCGGACCGCGGCGTGCCGATCCTGGAATTGCGCAACGTCACTCACACCTACGCGGATGGCACGACGGCCCTGCGCGGCATCGATGTGCAGATCCCGCGCGGTGAGTATTGCCTGATCATCGGACAAAACGGCGCCGGCAAAAGCACCCTGCTGAAACACTTTCTCAATCTGCTGCAGCCCACCTCCGGGGAGGCATTGATCGACGGCGTGCCACTGCGCGACTTCAAGGTCTCCGCGCTCGCTCAACGCATCGGCTATGTGCCGCAGAACCCCGACCGCCAGCTCTTCAACGCCACCGTCGAAGCCGAGGTCGGGTTCTCCCTGCAAGCGACCAACCTCGACCCCGCCGCCCGCCAGGCCCGGCTCGACGAAGCGCTGGAGGCCATGCAACTCGTTCACCTGCGTCACGCCCATCCGTTTTCGCTCTCCAAAGGAGACCGCGCTCGTGTCGTTATCGCGGCGGTGCTGGCACTCAAGCCCGAGGTGCTCGTCTTCGACGAACCCACCACGGGGCAGGATGCCGCCGGAGCCCGTGCCATCCTCGACCTCACGCAGGAACTCCATGCCCTTGGCCATACCATCGTGATCGTGACGCATCACTTGTATTTAATGCCCGACTACGCGCACCGCGTGCTGGTGATGGGTCACGGTCAACTCCTGCTCGATGCCCCGATTCGTGACGCCTTTCACGCCATCGACGTGTTGGCGTCCACGTCCGTCGCCCCCACCCAAGCCGTCGCGCTCGCGCGTGCTTCGCACCCGGACAATCGAGCACTCACCCCAGCCGAGCTCGCGTTGAGTTTTGCGCCCCCGCGTTCCCGCCCATGA
- a CDS encoding amidohydrolase family protein, with translation MTRILDCHIHAYPPEVFHNPRAWGEAHNEPWFTHCVAPVGKPTIQAWADTDTLLRDMDRAGVEKVVMLGWYWEHQETCEIQNQWFMDWHREHPDRIHAFATVKPSSGQRGLDNVNRCLDAGLCGLGELLPQAQGFSFQDDDFAKLVEVAVAADVPFNLHVTDPLIIGEASTIPTPLGDYLQLAMDYPEATFILAHWGGGIPFFENNPRVKKHLKNVYYDTAASPLLYDKEIFRHVTSMIGPDRILFGTDYPIMLHPRDSKDADFARMIQEIRDAGLTADEFDAIMGGNLLKLLKLD, from the coding sequence ATGACTCGCATCCTCGACTGCCACATCCACGCCTACCCTCCCGAGGTCTTCCACAACCCCCGCGCCTGGGGCGAAGCCCATAACGAGCCGTGGTTCACCCACTGCGTCGCTCCCGTCGGCAAACCCACCATTCAAGCCTGGGCCGATACCGACACGCTGCTGCGCGACATGGACCGCGCCGGGGTCGAAAAAGTCGTCATGCTCGGCTGGTATTGGGAGCATCAGGAAACCTGTGAGATCCAGAACCAATGGTTCATGGACTGGCACCGCGAACACCCCGATCGTATCCATGCTTTCGCGACGGTTAAACCCAGCTCCGGCCAACGCGGTCTCGACAATGTCAATCGCTGCCTCGACGCCGGTCTCTGCGGTCTCGGCGAGCTGTTGCCGCAGGCGCAGGGGTTTTCCTTTCAGGACGATGACTTCGCCAAACTCGTCGAGGTCGCCGTCGCGGCCGACGTGCCGTTCAACCTGCACGTCACCGATCCGCTCATCATCGGCGAGGCCAGCACGATTCCCACGCCGCTGGGCGACTACCTGCAGCTCGCCATGGATTACCCGGAAGCGACGTTCATTCTCGCTCACTGGGGCGGCGGCATTCCGTTTTTCGAGAACAACCCGCGGGTTAAGAAACACCTTAAAAACGTCTACTACGACACCGCCGCTTCGCCGCTGCTCTACGACAAGGAAATCTTTCGGCACGTCACGTCGATGATTGGTCCCGACCGCATTCTCTTTGGCACCGACTACCCGATTATGTTGCACCCGCGCGATTCCAAGGACGCCGACTTTGCCCGCATGATTCAAGAAATTCGCGACGCCGGCCTCACCGCCGATGAGTTCGACGCGATCATGGGCGGCAACTTATTAAAACTGCTCAAGCTGGACTGA
- a CDS encoding amidohydrolase family protein → MIRRSLLRALPLACLAAMAFSADATLLVSNATLITMADDQPDPFVGWFTVGSDGRIIALAPGAPPDDVAATTTIDATEKLVAPGFISAHSHIFMSPLRGLGHDVTLYGWFRAWDRYLRHSTAEDIYWFTLHGSLDFLRNGITTAYDFSYNGGVGPPAIGLGEVVPPPRLKPGPFEQNQIEARIDAGLRSIDSIFIFEFDTLSETRAHFETLLDYGHTKAAENDLLLKMAISGRVQFEPHKSTAFMEATFMRDYGLLNQSHFLESPERVPEQQQKFEWYVEAGALGPQLIFGHFIQVNDHILDTVAASGAKMSWQPTSNGRLADGIADVVEYRRRGIPVAVGLDDQSCTDVSDPWQNLRIGLYTMRGLHEDATVLSVHDMLRLHTLGSAEVLEIDDDVGSLEPGKFADFLIVNPRHPDTGPVYDPLATYVLATSLRNLEQVYVGGKLVADGLTFPGHDEARLRREIDTRTDRLRAFAIADDFALAAANAQREGDPAAAITHYTAAIAAAPGYADPYIDRGLTHFGQRDYAAAAADFKAAVAADPTSARALIYRGDLAYRYIEGDFAACAADYARALAIDPQFHGYHAYTAELYLYSGEPARAVAEAAQGMAREPASLIHQINLAHGLLFTGDVAAAQRIYVELSDEEIAPGRKGAAFALGDFRLLAEKGAVTYPEIAKLTPWLKTLVRP, encoded by the coding sequence TTGATTAGACGCTCCCTGCTCCGCGCCCTCCCACTGGCCTGCCTCGCGGCGATGGCATTTTCCGCCGACGCCACGTTACTGGTGAGCAACGCCACGCTCATCACCATGGCCGACGATCAACCGGATCCATTCGTGGGGTGGTTCACCGTCGGTTCCGACGGTCGCATCATCGCCCTCGCGCCGGGCGCACCGCCCGACGACGTCGCGGCCACCACCACGATCGACGCGACCGAAAAGCTGGTCGCGCCGGGTTTCATCTCCGCTCACAGCCACATCTTCATGAGTCCGCTCCGCGGGCTGGGGCACGACGTCACCCTCTACGGCTGGTTTCGCGCCTGGGACCGCTACCTGCGCCATTCCACGGCCGAGGACATCTATTGGTTCACGCTGCATGGCTCGCTCGATTTTCTGCGCAATGGTATCACCACCGCCTACGACTTTTCCTACAATGGCGGCGTCGGTCCACCCGCTATCGGGCTCGGCGAAGTCGTGCCCCCGCCGCGGCTCAAACCCGGTCCGTTTGAGCAGAACCAAATCGAGGCGCGCATCGATGCCGGCCTGCGCTCCATTGATAGTATCTTCATCTTCGAGTTCGACACCTTGTCGGAAACGCGCGCGCACTTCGAAACCTTGTTGGACTACGGCCATACGAAGGCCGCCGAAAACGATCTGCTCCTCAAAATGGCCATCAGTGGGCGCGTCCAGTTTGAGCCGCACAAATCCACCGCGTTCATGGAGGCCACCTTCATGCGCGACTACGGCTTGCTCAACCAATCCCACTTCCTCGAAAGTCCTGAGCGCGTCCCCGAACAGCAGCAGAAATTCGAGTGGTATGTCGAAGCCGGAGCCCTCGGCCCCCAGCTCATTTTTGGCCACTTCATTCAGGTCAACGACCACATCCTCGACACCGTCGCGGCCAGCGGTGCCAAGATGTCCTGGCAACCCACGTCGAATGGGCGGCTCGCCGACGGCATCGCCGATGTGGTGGAATATCGCCGTCGCGGTATTCCCGTCGCCGTCGGCCTCGACGATCAATCCTGCACCGACGTTTCCGATCCGTGGCAAAACCTGCGCATCGGACTTTATACGATGCGCGGCTTGCACGAGGACGCCACCGTGCTGTCCGTCCACGACATGCTCCGTCTCCACACGCTTGGCAGCGCCGAGGTGCTCGAAATCGACGACGATGTCGGCAGTCTCGAACCGGGTAAGTTTGCCGATTTTCTCATCGTCAATCCCCGCCACCCCGACACCGGACCGGTCTACGATCCCCTTGCCACCTACGTGCTCGCCACCAGTCTGCGAAACCTCGAACAAGTCTACGTCGGCGGAAAACTTGTCGCCGATGGCCTGACTTTCCCGGGTCACGACGAAGCCCGCCTGCGCCGCGAAATCGATACCCGCACCGACCGCCTGCGGGCGTTTGCCATCGCGGACGACTTTGCGCTCGCCGCCGCCAACGCCCAACGTGAAGGCGATCCCGCCGCCGCCATTACCCACTATACCGCCGCCATCGCCGCCGCGCCCGGCTACGCCGATCCCTACATCGACCGCGGCCTCACGCACTTCGGCCAACGCGACTACGCGGCGGCCGCCGCCGATTTCAAAGCCGCCGTCGCCGCCGATCCCACGTCGGCTCGGGCGCTGATCTACCGGGGCGATCTTGCCTACCGCTACATCGAGGGAGACTTCGCCGCCTGCGCGGCCGACTACGCCCGCGCACTCGCCATCGATCCCCAGTTTCACGGCTACCACGCTTACACTGCCGAACTCTACCTCTACTCCGGCGAACCCGCCCGAGCCGTGGCCGAAGCCGCTCAAGGCATGGCGCGCGAACCCGCTTCACTCATTCATCAGATCAATCTCGCCCACGGACTACTCTTCACCGGAGACGTCGCCGCCGCCCAGCGCATCTACGTGGAACTCTCCGATGAAGAAATCGCTCCCGGTCGCAAAGGCGCGGCGTTCGCGCTCGGTGACTTTCGTCTGCTGGCGGAAAAAGGTGCCGTGACCTACCCCGAGATTGCCAAACTCACGCCCTGGCTCAAAACTCTCGTTCGCCCATGA
- a CDS encoding 4a-hydroxytetrahydrobiopterin dehydratase, whose product MLCSINDMIFQNLRKRVSIGLALGVLAALPLMAVDSAELGLEPVYETLNPERTRLLSEAEIAAALTELPGWQVADNVLFKVFATPNFREAVALIVRISYPLEKLDHHPEIRNVYGKVYLGFTTHDQGNLLTALDVEAAKAAEAAIAGAYRGP is encoded by the coding sequence ATGCTGTGCTCGATCAACGACATGATTTTTCAAAACCTGAGGAAGCGTGTATCGATCGGATTGGCGCTGGGAGTGTTGGCCGCGCTGCCGCTCATGGCGGTCGACAGCGCGGAGTTGGGGTTGGAGCCCGTTTACGAGACGCTGAATCCGGAGCGCACGCGGTTGCTGTCTGAGGCAGAAATCGCGGCGGCGCTCACGGAGTTACCGGGATGGCAAGTGGCGGACAACGTATTGTTCAAGGTTTTCGCGACGCCGAATTTTCGCGAAGCTGTCGCGTTAATTGTGCGAATTTCGTATCCGCTGGAGAAGCTCGATCATCACCCGGAAATTCGGAATGTTTACGGCAAGGTTTACCTGGGTTTCACCACACACGACCAAGGTAATTTGCTGACGGCGTTGGATGTGGAAGCAGCCAAAGCGGCCGAGGCGGCGATCGCCGGGGCCTATCGGGGGCCGTAG
- a CDS encoding amidohydrolase family protein, whose translation MSSLSLRRCLLRVLPILALSSVLSSPAAATLLVKNAQLITVDPVQPVTMSGWFLVGDDGRIAALAAGQPGDEVSADEVLDAAGRIVAPGFISAHSHLYMSPVRGVGFDSTLYGWGRALGPILRRTTGDDIYWFTLHGSLDFLRNGITTAYDFTNSGVNYTPAVGLNEKVPYGVPREGPFEENQIRAKADAGLRFVNSVGLPRVGAPAETRARYENVLTFFNAFARDEPLALKMAISGGVQRAPDIGAAHLEAALMHDHGLINQSHFLESPERVAEQQAKFAWYEEAGALGPQMIFGHFIQVTDAIVAKVAATDSRMCWQPTSNGRLASGIPDVTAYRAAGIKVGIGLDDQSCTDISDPFQNMRIGMYTMRALHSDAAAMPVGDMLFLHTLGSAQILDIDADVGSLEVGKFADFLVVDPRAPDTGPIHNLLATYVLACGLRNLDLVYVGGRRVAAGTTMLSYDESIVRHEVDTRMARIKADIAVSER comes from the coding sequence ATGTCGTCCCTTTCGTTACGCCGTTGTTTGCTGCGGGTATTGCCCATCCTCGCACTGTCGTCCGTTCTGTCATCACCGGCCGCCGCCACGTTACTGGTCAAGAATGCTCAGCTGATTACGGTCGATCCCGTCCAACCCGTGACCATGAGCGGTTGGTTTCTGGTCGGCGACGACGGCCGGATCGCGGCACTCGCGGCCGGACAGCCCGGTGATGAGGTGTCGGCCGATGAGGTCCTCGACGCAGCGGGTCGCATTGTCGCCCCTGGTTTTATCTCGGCTCACAGCCACCTCTACATGAGCCCGGTCCGCGGCGTGGGTTTCGACTCCACGCTCTACGGCTGGGGCCGCGCCCTCGGCCCCATCCTCCGCCGCACCACCGGCGACGACATATATTGGTTCACCCTGCACGGCTCGCTCGACTTTTTGCGCAACGGCATCACGACCGCCTACGATTTCACCAACTCCGGCGTCAATTACACGCCGGCAGTTGGTCTCAACGAAAAAGTTCCCTACGGTGTGCCGCGCGAGGGTCCGTTTGAAGAAAACCAGATTCGCGCCAAAGCCGACGCCGGGCTCCGGTTTGTAAACAGCGTCGGACTACCGCGGGTCGGCGCTCCGGCCGAAACCCGCGCCCGCTATGAAAACGTCCTGACATTTTTCAACGCGTTTGCCCGCGACGAACCGCTGGCGCTGAAAATGGCCATCAGTGGCGGCGTGCAACGCGCACCCGATATCGGGGCCGCTCATCTCGAAGCCGCCCTCATGCACGACCATGGACTGATCAACCAAAGCCACTTCCTGGAGAGCCCGGAACGCGTCGCCGAGCAGCAGGCCAAGTTCGCCTGGTATGAGGAGGCCGGAGCACTCGGCCCGCAGATGATTTTCGGACACTTCATTCAGGTCACCGACGCGATTGTGGCCAAAGTTGCCGCCACCGACTCGCGCATGTGTTGGCAACCCACATCAAACGGGCGTCTCGCTTCCGGTATTCCCGATGTCACCGCTTATCGCGCCGCCGGCATCAAAGTCGGGATCGGTCTCGATGATCAAAGCTGCACCGACATTTCCGACCCGTTCCAAAATATGCGCATCGGCATGTATACCATGCGGGCTCTCCATAGCGACGCCGCCGCCATGCCGGTGGGCGATATGCTTTTCCTGCACACGCTGGGCAGTGCCCAAATTTTGGATATCGACGCGGACGTCGGCAGCCTCGAGGTCGGCAAGTTTGCCGATTTTCTCGTCGTCGATCCACGCGCGCCCGATACCGGACCGATTCACAATCTGCTCGCCACCTACGTGCTCGCCTGTGGTTTGCGTAACCTTGATCTCGTCTACGTCGGCGGCCGCCGCGTCGCGGCCGGCACGACCATGCTCAGCTACGACGAATCGATCGTGCGCCACGAAGTCGACACCCGCATGGCCCGCATCAAAGCCGACATCGCGGTATCCGAAAGGTAG
- a CDS encoding amidohydrolase family protein, giving the protein MLFNRSRALLVSLLGLVLVASWASADSAKLIVTNAKLFTMAEGQPDPFDGHLVIGHDGRILAVGPGGAAGWESENIVDLAGAWVLPGFVPAHSHLWQSAWRGLAADQTLMGWVDALYLQHARYAQPEDFYWFTLQGALDHVRHGITSTYNFNYGGWAEREMAQAQLRGEMESGVRFVHGQNFGGWGEVPQPAEAIAEVQSFLDWMDSQPTGDQLLRVMVNGTAAFRDTANAAETEAAIARTFALGNHLHFLESAPDQYEERSRFRWMIDEGLITDKILFGHFIHVDPWILEQAVAAGASMSWNPLSNGRLASGTPDIPLYLKTGLRIGMGVDGQASADRADPWENVRTGLYAVRAKYGDASVLSPYQVLRMHTWGSADAMGVADKVGSLEVGKFGDFVVIDPTDFGVVFDAYATLAFMAGQEHMTGVYIGGERVVAAGETLKHDFAGIRIEVNQRVRQAGAPGPTESQ; this is encoded by the coding sequence ATGTTGTTCAATCGATCGCGCGCACTACTCGTTTCGTTGCTGGGATTGGTGCTAGTGGCGTCATGGGCGTCGGCCGACTCCGCCAAACTTATCGTGACCAACGCCAAACTGTTCACCATGGCGGAGGGGCAGCCGGACCCATTCGATGGTCATCTGGTAATCGGTCACGATGGTCGGATTCTGGCAGTGGGCCCGGGCGGCGCCGCCGGATGGGAATCCGAGAATATCGTCGATCTGGCAGGCGCGTGGGTTCTGCCCGGCTTCGTGCCGGCCCACAGTCACCTCTGGCAAAGTGCCTGGCGAGGGCTCGCCGCCGATCAAACGCTCATGGGCTGGGTCGATGCGCTTTATCTGCAACACGCGCGTTACGCGCAACCGGAGGACTTTTACTGGTTTACCCTGCAAGGCGCGCTCGATCACGTGCGCCACGGCATCACCTCAACTTACAATTTCAACTATGGAGGCTGGGCGGAGCGGGAGATGGCGCAGGCGCAATTGCGCGGTGAAATGGAGTCAGGGGTGCGATTTGTGCACGGCCAAAATTTCGGCGGATGGGGCGAGGTGCCGCAACCCGCGGAAGCCATCGCGGAAGTTCAATCGTTCCTCGACTGGATGGATTCGCAGCCGACGGGTGATCAATTGCTCCGGGTGATGGTCAATGGCACGGCCGCCTTCCGCGACACGGCCAATGCGGCCGAAACCGAAGCCGCCATCGCACGCACCTTCGCCCTGGGCAACCATTTGCATTTTCTGGAGTCGGCGCCCGACCAGTATGAAGAACGCAGTCGCTTCCGGTGGATGATCGACGAAGGGCTGATCACGGATAAGATTTTGTTCGGTCACTTCATCCACGTCGATCCGTGGATACTTGAGCAAGCGGTGGCAGCGGGAGCTTCGATGTCGTGGAATCCGCTGTCCAACGGTCGGCTGGCTTCGGGCACGCCGGATATACCGCTCTATCTCAAAACAGGTCTCCGGATCGGCATGGGCGTGGACGGGCAGGCCAGTGCGGATCGCGCCGACCCATGGGAAAATGTGCGCACCGGGCTCTACGCGGTGCGGGCCAAGTATGGCGATGCGAGTGTGCTGTCACCTTACCAAGTGCTGCGCATGCACACGTGGGGCAGTGCGGACGCCATGGGCGTCGCCGATAAAGTGGGCAGCCTCGAAGTCGGTAAATTTGGCGATTTCGTGGTGATTGATCCCACTGACTTCGGCGTGGTGTTTGACGCTTACGCGACGCTCGCCTTTATGGCGGGGCAGGAGCACATGACGGGCGTTTACATTGGCGGTGAGCGGGTGGTCGCAGCCGGAGAAACGCTAAAACACGACTTTGCGGGCATCCGAATCGAGGTAAATCAACGCGTTCGCCAAGCCGGTGCGCCGGGGCCAACCGAGTCCCAATAG